In Salvelinus namaycush isolate Seneca chromosome 37, SaNama_1.0, whole genome shotgun sequence, the following are encoded in one genomic region:
- the LOC120031363 gene encoding FXYD domain-containing ion transport regulator 6-like: protein MDLSLLVAFCSCVPPALASTMDEKDYDSAFHYDYESLRIGGLIFAVVLFVMGIVLIVSQKCPCQSSPKSRPAGVPEAEAGAVTGPQ, encoded by the exons ATGGATCTCTCTCTGTTGGTGGCATTCTGCTCCTGTGTTCCTCCTGCTTTGG CATCGACGATGGATGAAAAGG aCTATGACTCTGCATTTCACTACG ACTATGAATCTCTGAGGATCGGTGGACTGATCTTCGCTGTGGTACTGTTTGTCATGGGCATTGTCCTCATCGTCA gccaGAAATGCCCATGCCAATCAAGTCCGAAGTCACG GCCTGCTGGGGTACCTGAGGCAGAGGCAGGGGCTGTGACAG GTCCCCAGTGA